In the genome of Capra hircus breed San Clemente chromosome 5, ASM170441v1, whole genome shotgun sequence, one region contains:
- the AMHR2 gene encoding anti-Muellerian hormone type-2 receptor, whose translation MMLGVLGLWALLPTAVQAPPSRRTCVFFEAPGVRGSTQNLGKLLDAGLGPLRVIHCLYSHCCFGIWNLTQDQAQVEMQGCRDSDEPGCESPRCDPSPRAHPRPSSTLFTCSCGADFCNANYSHLPPLGSPGTPGLEGPQAIPGESTWITLLLLGLLLLLLLLSSIILALLQRKACRVRGGPEPVPESDSGRDWSAELPELPELRFSQVIREGGHAVVWAGQLQGKLVAVKAFPLRAVAQFQAERALYELPGLQHDHIVRFITASRGSPGPLPCGPLLVLELHPKGSLCHYLTQHTSDWGSSLRMALSLAQGLAFLHEERWQDGQYKPGIAHRDLSSQNVLIRDDGSCAIGDLGLALVLPGLAQPPTWAPSQPRGPAAIMEAGTQRYMAPELLDKTLDLQDWGTALRRADVYSLALLLWEIMSRCRDLRPDSRPPPFRLAYEAELGSAPTTCELWTLAVEERRRPHVPSTWCCFTTDPGGLRELLEDCWDADPEARLTAECVQKRLAALAFPEEAHPFPEGCAQDCSPCCLEDHLSTPPVCHSPQ comes from the exons ATGATGCTGGGGGTCCTGGGGCTCTGGGCACTGCTTCCTACAGCTGTGCAAG CACCCCCCAGCAGGCGGACCTGTGTGTTCTTCGAGGCCCCTGGAGTGCGGGGAAGCACACAGAACCTGGGGAAGCTGCTGGATGCAGGGCTGGGCCCCCTCAGGGTTATCCACTGCCTCTACAGCCACTGCTGCTTTGGAATCTGGAACCTGACCCAAGACCAGGCACAGGTGGAGATGCAAG GATGCCGAGACAGCGATGAGCCAGGCTGTGAGTCCCCCCGCTGTGACCCAAGTCCCCGAGCCCATCCTCGCCCCAGCTCTACTCTCTTCACCTGCTCCTGTGGTGCTGACTTCTGCAATGCCAATTACAGCCATCTGCCTCCTCTGGGGAGCCCTGGGACACCTGGTTTGGAGGGCCCCCAGGCCATCCCAG GGGAGTCCACCTGgataacgctgctgctgctgggactgcttctgctgctgctactgctgagcAGCATCATCTTGG CCCTGCTACAGCGGAAGGCCTGCCGCGTGCGAGGTGGGCCAGAGCCAGTGCCAGAGTCAGATTCAGGCAGGGACTGGAGTGCTGAGCTGCCGGAGCTGCCTGAGCTACGCTTCTCCCAG GTCATACGGGAAGGAGGTCACGCAGTGGTGTGGGCTGGACAGCTGCAAGGCAAGCTGGTAGCCGTCAAGGCCTTCCCCCTGAGGGCTGTGGCCCAGTTCCAAGCTGAGAGAGCGTTGTACGAGCTGCCCGGCCTACAGCATGACCACATTGTCCGCTTTATCACCGCCAGCAGGGGCAGCCCTGGCCCCCTGCCCTGTGGGCCCCTGCTGGTACTAGAGCTGCACCCCAAG GGCTCCCTGTGCCACTACTTGACCCAGCACACCAGTGACTGGGGCAGTTCCCTGCGGATGGCACTGTCCCTGGCGCAGGGCCTGGCGTTTCTCCATGAGGAACGTTGGCAGGATG GCCAGTATAAACCAGGTATCGCCCACCGAGATCTGAGCAGCCAGAATGTGCTCATTCGGGACGATGGGTCATGCGCCATTGGAGATCTGGGCCTCGCCTTGGTGCTCCCTGGCCTCGCCCAGCCCCCAACCTGGGCCCCTAGTCAACCCCGAGGCCCGGCTGCCATCATGGAG GCTGGCACCCAGCGGTACATGGCACCGGAGCTCTTGGACAAGACTCTGGACCTTCAGGACTGGGGCACAGCCCTGCGGCGAGCTGACGTCTACTCTCTGGCTCTGCTCTTGTGGGAGATTATGAGTCGCTGCCGAGATTTGCGACCTG ACAGCAGACCACCACCCTTCCGACTGGCCTATGAGGCAGAACTGGGCAGCGCCCCCACCACCTGTGAGCTGTGGACCTTGGCAGTGGAGGAGAGGAGGCGCCCTCATGTTCCATCTACCTGGTGCTGCTTTACCACA GACCCTGGAGGCCTGAGAGAGCTCCTGGAGGACTGCTGGGATGCAGACCCTGAAGCGCGCCTAACAGCTGAGTGTGTACAGAAGCGCCTGGCtgccctggcctttcctgaggaggccCACCCCTTCCCTGAGGGCTGTGCGCAGGACTGCTCACCTTGCTGCCTGGAAGACCATCTCTCCACTCCTCCTGTCTGCCATTCTCCCCAGTAG